The following coding sequences are from one Lolium rigidum isolate FL_2022 chromosome 6, APGP_CSIRO_Lrig_0.1, whole genome shotgun sequence window:
- the LOC124665492 gene encoding dehydration-responsive element-binding protein 2A-like: MDPADGKRGGGADCSAPERKKKVRRRSTGPDSVSEIIKKWKEQNQKLQEENGARKAPAKGSKKGCMAGKGGPENSNCKYRGVRQRTWGKWVAEIREPNRGNRLWLGSFPTAVEAAHAYDEAARAMYGATARVNFSERSPDAESGCTSAPPVLMSNGPTAVTHLADGKDESESPPSLTSDAKDEPESAGTVVHEVKTEASNDSTSVREDRKTVEVFQPKGKALRKEEKVSYDYFNVEEVLDMIIVELSADRKMEVHEEYQDGDDGFSLFSY; encoded by the exons ATGGACCCCGCGGATGgcaagcgaggaggaggagcagattgCTCCGCGCCGGAAAG GAAGAAGAAAGTGCGCAGGAGAAGCACCGGCCCCGATTCGGTGTCTGAAATCATCAAGAAGTGGAAGGAGCAGAACCAGAAGCTCCAGGAGGAGAACGGAGCCCGGAAAGCGCCGGCCAAGGGTTCCAAGAAAGGCTGCATGGCAGGGAAAGGTGGTCCGGAGAATTCAAATTGCAAGTACCGCGGCGTGAGACAGCGGACGTGGGGCAAATGGGTGGCTGAGATCCGCGAGCCCAACCGTGGCAACCGGCTGTGGCTTGGCTCGTTCCCTACTGCGGTGGAAGCTGCACACGCGTACGACGAGGCGGCAAGGGCGATGTATGGCGCCACAGCACGTGTCAACTTCTCGGAGCGTTCACCGGATGCCGAGTCTGGCTGCACATCGGCTCCTCCAGTGCTGATGTCTAACGGGCCAACTGCTGTGACACATCTGGCTGATGGGAAGGACGAATCGGAATCTCCTCCTTCTCTTACGTCAGACGCGAAGGATGAGCCTGAATCTGCAGGCACTGTGGTGCATGAAGTCAAAACAGAAGCGAGCAATGACTCGACAAGTGTCCGTGAGGACCGCAAGACCGTGGAAGTATTCCAACCAAAAGGGAAAGCTTTACGTAAAGAAGAGAAAGTAAGTTACGATTACTTCAATGTCGAAGAAGTTCTCGACATGATAATTGTGGAATTGAGTGCTGATAGAAAAATGGAAGTGCATGAAGAGTACCAAGATGGCGATGATGGGTTTAGTCTTTTCTCATATTAG